The DNA region ccacatccacatccacagacATGGTGATAAGCAAACCCGATGGAGCGGCGCCCAATGGAGCGGCGGGAGGAGCGGAGGCCGCTGCTCCAGCTGGCCTCGATGCCAGCGGGAACAGTCTGGCGCATCCTTCGGGAATACCGCAGGATCAGATAGACAATATCATGAGCGGCATCGCCAACACGGGCAACGTCAAAATGAACAATCACCGCAAGAAGTTGCGACAAAGGTGAGTGGTCCCTCAACTAGTTTAacctaaatttaaattaaatttaaattatcccTTCTTACAGATTTGATATTATTAAGAAACTAGGACAAGGCACCTACGGCAAGGTGCAGTTAGGTATTAATAAGGAAACCGGCCAGGAGGTGGCCATTAAGACCATCAAGAAGTGCAAGATCGAGGCCGAAGCAGATTTGGTGCGCATCCGCCGCGAGGTGCAGATCATGAGCTCAGTGCATCATCCCAACATCATTCACATCTACGAAGGTAATTCAGTTAAAGCGCAGTTTAAATATGGATGcttaattaatgttttaaatacTTGCTTGCAGTATTTGAGAATCGAGAGAAAATGGTGCTAGTCATGGAGTTTGCCGCTGGCGGCGAGCTCTACGACTATCTGTCTGAAAGGAAGGTTCTCACCGAGGAGGAGGCGCGACGCATCTTTCGCCAGGTGGCCACCGCCGTCTACTACTGTCACAAGCACAAGATCTGCCATCGCGATCTCAAGCTGGAGAACATCCTGCTGGACGAGAAGGGCAATGCTAAGGTAAGAATATCTCAATTAGCATACattatttcttaaattttattCACGCGTTTTACTGTGACGAATGACGTGCTTATGcaataattatttcaaatgtaCCTTCTCCAGATTGCCGATTTTGGGTTGTCGAATGTGTTTGATGACCAGCGACTGCTGGGCACCTTTTGCGGTTCCCCACTCTATGCCTCGCCAGAAATCGTGGAGGGAACACCATACCAGGGACCCGAGGTGGACTGCTGGTCACTGGGCGTGCTGCTCTACACGCTGGTCTACGGATCCATGCCCTTCGATGGCTCCAATTTCAAGCGACTGGTGAAGCAGATCAGCCAGGGTGATTACTACGAGCCAAGGAAACCTTCGCGAGCCTCCACTCTCATCCGGGACATGCTGACCGTGTGTCCCAGGAAGCGAGCCAGCATCGAGCAGATCTGCTCGCACTGGTGGGTGAACGAGAACGACAATGTGTCCTGCCTGGACCTGGCCGAGGATCTGGCCAATCAGACCCCGGTGCGATTGGATGTGCTGCTTTCACTCACGCCAGCCACAATCACGGCGGATCAGTTGGTGGTGCCATCGGCGGAgggagcagctgctgccaaAGCGGCGGCCAATGAACGCGTTCCCCGCTCGCACTCGGTGGGCTCCATCCGGGACATGGGACCGCCGAACACGGAGGCGGAACGTCGCATCCTGGACATGGTTGCCGGTGAGTCGATGTCCATGCTCCTGCTTGCCGCTTCTGAAATCGCTTGAGTGGTCCCCAGTGTGTGAGATAGATATCCCAGTGCCGCAACCCGCGCAGAGATGTTTCTGTAATAGGATGGGTCTATTTGTGCGGACCTAGCTCATGTGTTGTCTACGATTCTTAGATTACAATCTTGTGCAGACAATGGGTCCAATAATCAAATTTACCCACCCTATTGTGTATATAAATGGAGACTAACTGGCTGCCCAAAACACACCGACACCGACCGACCTTACCCACTAACTGATCCTCCTCCTGGATCCAAAACCAACCAAAATCCAACCACATAATCCCATCACTTGCGAGTGTACTAAACCATTTGAAACTAAAGTCATTTAACCAAACTCATTAAACCACGCCAccctttctctctctctctctctttctctgtctGTTTCGTGTTTccagctggaggagaagcCGCCCTGATGCCCTCACCCACCAGGACCATAACCCCCGCCCAAAGTCCAGTGCAAACGAAGAGGAAACTGCAGCCCACTGTTTCCACGGAGAATGCAGCCGGAACCACAGCCAAAAAGAAGGAGAAGCCGGCCAATAGCTCGTTTGTGATCAGCAAGGATGGTGGTGCACCACTGACTGAAGCACCACCGACCATCATCGAACCCCAAGCCACGCTCATGGAGGCGGAGACGATTGCCAATATACCAGAGGAGGTCCCACTCCCCAGTTACTCCCAGAAAGACATGCAAGCGGTGGGTGAGCTGTGCGATCAGCTAATGGGAGACACCAGCAATAGCACCGCCACAAATGCGGCACCTGCACCACCGGCACCCACTCCTGTGGCTCGCCAACCCACCAGGGGAAAACTGGATGCCGTTGTTGAAACGCCCGAGGAAAAGGATGCCACCAAAGTGATCAAGAAGTTTGTGAACAAGCACAAGACCGCGGATCTGGTGAATGCCATCAATGAAAGTGCCTCCAAGGCCGCGGCGCCTGTGGGCGCAGTGGCCCCTCCACCCTTCATCCGCAAGTGCAGCCTGCAGGATGAGTCCACACTGAACAAATTCAACGCCGAGCGTCGGAAATCGCGCATCCTAGAAACTGCAGAGAAGTTccagccaccgccaccagtCGCTGCAGCCGCTCCCGAGAAACCCAAGAAGCTCAGCATACCGGGTGTCAGTGTGGGCAGCTTTAAAAAGGAGTTCGAGAAGAAGGCCACCAATCCTCCGGCTGCAGAAGGCCCTACGCCCGGTGAATTGAGAGCTCAGGAGCAGGttgcagcagccgcagcggCCGCCCAGGAAGCCGAAGCCTTGAACACGCCGCCACCATCGCCAGTGGTGGCCCAATCGCTGGAGGGCAGCGATTCCAAGAACTCGGTGGCCTCCATTTCGCTGGATGAGGCACGCCGCTCCATGGAAAACTCCATTGCCCTGCTGCTGCAGGCCCAAAACGAGTCCAGCAACGAGGTGGACCAGCTGTGTGCCCAAACGGAGACCATTGGCGTCAGTGAACCGGCCACTCAGCAGGAGCGCGAGCGTAAGTTGAAGAACGCCCGCGCCATAATCGGAAATGCCATACAACCAGGTGAGTGATCTTGGCATGATAGACTCTAAGACTAGCACTATAGTGATTATGATATCCGTACCTAAGTTAAGCTAAACCACGCAGCGCTTACAAGTTGACTACTAGCACTACTTAGCACTAGTATCCGGGATCTGGTTGTGCGTCAGGGTATAAGTCAAATGCCAGATTGCAAATTATTCAGAAAAATCTAGTCctgttaaaagaaaaagaactaaaagttaatatatttttgtcaattttattttatatattttatttacctAAAACTATCGTTTGACTTGTACCTGCACAATACCTGGTGCCATCGTCTTGTTTTCTATATTTACTTtggcatatatatttaattcctttccattttcaatgTGTATGTGAACGTTTTGCAAGCCGAGTGCTGCATGGATTATATTTGGCTTTTGGAATATAATCTCCTGCTCACACTCACCGAACTTCATCTGAAGAACCAACAAATCGAAGCGAATCCTCCTttccaatttgcaatttcgCTTGGCCAATCcacaaagccaaaaaaaaaagagaaaatgaAATCCTCAAGCAAAATATACactcgtcatcatcatcatcatcatcgaaCTCACCTGTCTTTTGTCTTTCGTTTCCTCTCGTGCTGAATACCTCATTGTTTTTGGGGTGGATCGATTTGTATGGATTTTAGTATTAAAACTTGAAGTGAATTTTATGCAGAGTTTTTATTCAGCATTCCAAGTTAAAGTTCCTATTATTGTTGGCAACGTAAATAAGACTATATTGAAATTGGTCAATgtattaaattgatatttaaagTTCTTAAAGATAAACTTCAACCCATGCACATGTAATACCTTATGTTTCTACCTGGCTGTTTAAAATATGGTTAATTGTAATTAAACGGAGATATTTAAGGAGAATGGTTACAGTTCCAACGCAGTTTTTCGTACTGATCGATCCACCCCATCTGCCATACATGCTCATCATATTCATTAACTCATCATCTTAATTTTAGTGATACGCAGGCCAACACCATTTTATGGCATCGGCAACGGCTTTGGCAATGGCatgggtggtgctggtggagcAAGTGGTGCTTGTGGTGCGAGTGGTGCTACTGTTGTGGGTGGTGCACCCAAGCGCGCACAGAGTGGCTGCAATTTTATGGGCTATTCGGGTGCCACATCTCCGGGCATAGCGGCAACATCGCCACCGATTTCGGGACCCCAAACGGCGCCGCCAGTGCTCATATCACCGAATGCATTGGCTGTGGCTAAGCAAACAATACAGCAAAGGATTTTCGGAGGTGGAGTGGCCAGTCCAAATAACCAGCCAGCAAATCGAAGACCAGCCACCTGGCAACCGCAGGCTTCCTACAGCACGGCCAGCATTTTCCAGCCGCCACAAAGTCAGAGTAGTCCCTTCAagatgctgcagcagcaatATCAGCAGCGTTGCCAGGAGGATCAGAAGCAAATTTCTTCCCCATTCACGCCGCCTTCATCGCCACAATATGCCGCCAGCCACGCCTATGCCGGCCAAGCCAACAGCAACTACTATGGAGGCAAcagtaacagcaacagcaacagcggcagcggcagcaacaacagcagatgcaacagcagcaacatagGCAACTGCAACACGATGCCCAATGTCAATTACAATGTCAATTCGCGCACGAGACCATTTAATCATAATCAAGCTCAAGACACACTCAATAACAATGCCAATACCAGTGCCAGTGCTACATGTGCCTTGCCTGTGGCTATGTGGCTGAAATGTAAGTCTTGGCAGCGGCTccaaaaaacagaaacccCACCACcgaatccgtatccgtatccgaaACCAATACAaccaaaaataccaaaaaacaaacatgtGCTTTGTGCTGTGTGTGCCtgctaaaaaacaaaaaaccgacAAAAAACAAGCGAAGCAATTCACTCAatccgtttccgtttcctgtTGCGTTCCTCGATTATTTGTATTCTTTCCGCTCCCTTTGCTATATGAACACTGGCTGGCCATGGAATAAGTCCAAGGTTAATCAGTTAGTAATTATCCTGGCTTGGTACTCCTGGCTTTCCCTATCCCACAATTCACACCCGGAAAACACCAAATCTATGGCTCTACCTTTTCCTTGGTCGTTGTTTGTTCTCGATGTGTGGTTGTAGTTCTCGTTGTTGaagttgatgttgatgttgatgttgctgctgctgctgttgcagtcgTTGTTCGTTGTTCGTTGTTCGTGCTCGTTGTTGTTTTGACTTTCAAGAAGTAGTCTCGGCTTAACCCCCTAAAAGCACTTAGGCGCGCCTTAACCCACGAACTGCACTCCTTTGACAAGCCTCAATGACAAGTTACTATTGTTGTGTTTTCTTACTGTTACTGATGCTTTAATTGCTTACTTGTTCCTCTTGCACCATTCACCATGTACACATACGATTGGATTAACTTCAAGTAATTGTTGTACTCTTTAATCTGCAGCTTCACCGGGTGCCGAAGGACCTCCAACTCCCCCCGGAGCGGTCAAGACATCAACGGCTTCGATTACCCTGAAATCGGCCACCCTGCCGCGTCGCAAGATTAACGCCAAGGCGGAGGTCCAGCTGGACATCAAGCCGCGAATCCCGGAACAAGGAGCCCCACCCCAGCCGGCGATGCGTTTCAGCACCGAGATGCAACATCCGGTGGCCGATCTGCGCAGTGCCCCGCCCCGCGAGGGCCCCATCCCCTACAGCCCAATCAAGACAACGCTGCAGGCGAGGGCCACCAGTCTGGAGCCCAAGGAGCACGTCATCACCATCCAGCGACCGCCCACGCAGCACGCCTATGGACGCACCAGTTCCAACACAACCACGCGGTGAGTACGGGATAAGTGACGATGGTCATATAATTCGCACTTTATTGCCTTCATTCCTTATTGTCGCCTCGTAAAGAAGAATCCGATGTAATTGGTTAAATGGGGGTACAAATTAATGAGTTCTCGTATGACTATCCTTTTTATTCGGTATATTTGGAGATGAAAGAAGACACCATTTACAAAAGGATGTTCCTATTTTCTTTAGATATCTGTGAGATATTgtcaaaattaaaaacctatTCATACTCGCGTTAAATACTAAATCACCCTTCTATCGACGTCGTAAAGCCCTAATTTTCTGTGTAAGCCTATGATTGATTTTGCATGCTTCATGACCTTTTGCAGTTCCGGCTCGCTGTCACGGCAGTCGACGGTGGAATCCGAGTCTGAGGGGACCACCACGGCCACGAACATGTCGCAGGCCACCATTACGAGCACCTCGCAGCCCATCAAGAAGAGTCCGCGGGAGTTTATCATCCCGATTGCCGTCGAGGGTGGCGGCTTCATTACGCCCCGGGAACGCAGCGTGGAGCCATCGGAATCGAGCCACACCACCAGCAGTCGCTCCACGTTCACCCGCCTGCGTCCGTCCCGTCGCATTGGGTATGCTTTAAAGTTTAAGTTTCGCTTGGCCTGTGCGGATTTGCTCACTGAAATTTCATTTCGTATGCAGCTCACTGTTAAGCGAAGCCGGCTTCGATGAGGGCTCGCCATTCCAGAAGATGCGCACCACGTCGATAACCCGGGATGGCGTCAGCGGAGGAGCCGAGGAGGAGGCACGCTTCACCCCGCACCGACTCAGGTTTGTCCACATCCTTCACATCCGATTATCCCTATCTTTATCAGATAGCTTCTCCTCTTGCTTGCCTTCAAGGAAATTGTATTCGTTGTTGAACAGCTCAACCCAATTGGGATTAAATACTTCCTTTGACCGTTTAAAGTTATTAAGTTAAAATTCGATTAtcttttatttcaaattaaaccatattagatttatatatttttcccaaTTGTAATACATTTTCTTTGAGTGCACGACATGAATACGTAACAGGATTGCTAAATTGAATCTGGTTCGCACAGTTTTCTCCTCGCAGCCTCCCTAACTGCCGTTTGATTCGGTTATTCTCATCCTCATGCAAATCTTCTTTTTTCTCCTATTTGAAACACCCGCAGAAGCTCAAGACCTGTCAAGAAAATTAGTCAAGACAACGATTCGCAAAGCTCCAACGAGgaggacgatgacgacgatgatggCTTTGAGATACTCACGGCGGAGAATCTGTTCTCGACTTTGCTGCAGCGGGTAAGACGTCATCTGTCCGCCGTAATGTGGGCCATCTCTCATCCGGTGGGTGGTTACCCGTGCTCCTTTGCCCATTTCTAGGTGCGGGCCCTGACGAATCGCCTGAATGTCAACAGTGACCTGACCGTCGGATTCCCCAGTCATTCTAGTCGCCTGCTCACGGACATTTCGCGGCAGGCCCAAAGTCACAGTCCATTCTGGAGCCAGGGCAGTCCCTTTGCCAGGTGAGTGTGCCTCCTCAACGGTGGGGAATTGAGGTTCAAGTGGACCGGAGTTGGAGTTGAAGTGGCAACTAAAGTTGATTGCCATCCAGCCGGCTGCCCGTCAGTTAGTCAGCTTATGCAAACGTGTCACGGCACTGGCTCTAgttaataatttcattaaattctGCTGGAGTTGACTCTCCCGGATGGTGAGTTGACTAAGAGCCGGCTTTGGTGGGCCAAAGACGAGTGCCATTTGCTATTCAGCTTTAAGCCCTAGCCTAACCATTGAATGACTGCTTTAACTCCATCCACCAACATTAACTGCAAATTTGTTGTCCATTTCTTACATGCTGCCCTCCACATGCCTTCCATCTAacaattcaaacaaaaaactcaCCAACCATGCTTAAACTAATTATTCGCAAAGTGTGCTTAGATCCCAAGTTAGTTATACTTATAGCGAAACGGTCGAGAAGAAGAAAGTGTAAGTACTAAGGCTCAAAACGACTTTTTAATTGGTCTAGAGCTCTTAACCCCAAGCTAAAAGTACAGTGTGTTCAATAGCCAAATTTTAAGGAATTTTTAAGAGTAAAAATAATGATAAATAAAGGAGTCATGTACGTTTCCTGAATTTTACTCGTTTCAAAAGAATTTTATCGCTTACTTGCGAtatgaattttatattttgccatttaattTCGAGTAAATTTGGTTGTGGCACTCACTGTACGTCGCCTTTAAGCCACCACAAATATCACTTCAGCCTCGCCCAATTAAACCGCCATCCATCAATCCATTCATCCAATCCGCCCAATACCTGGCTGTCTCTCACCTGCTCCTGCACCTCCTCCTGCTTCCAGGTGCGGGGAGCGCTGGCTGAGGGCCTTGGACATTACGGGGCGGCTGCGTCGTTGGctgggccacgcccccaaatGCTGCCTGTAAGTTGGCAACGTGTAGCGTACCGTGTGTAATGTGCAAGTCCCTCGGCAGATAGTTCGATTAGCAGTGATGCATTCGCTGATGCATTGTTCTTACCTCACATTGTCCAACCGTTTCTACTATCCAACTATCTGATATCCTTCACAGCCGCctgaacagcagcaacagcagcggacTGGGAGCTCCGTGGCGGCACAGCATGTCCCGGGATCTGGGCAGCGACATGGAATCGATGTTCTCGCGCACGGGTGCCACGCTGCCAAGAGGTGAATATCACAGAATAAAGAGTAAATACCTAGATCAGTAGTGAGACACGCCAGTCAGAGCCGGAAAAGTGCCGGAAATCTGTTGCCGCATCAATGAAGCAACCACACAGACaaaccgaaaagaaaaaaaaacaaatagtaGAACTAAAGAAAAGCGCTGCAACGTATGCTACGTAAATAAGAGtactttcaatttcaatatgCCTATATCGTATACTTAAACCTGTTTTATTTCAAGTAGTTTTTGATGTCTgctaaacaaaacaaacaatcaaCTGAACACAGATCACAGATCACCGATCAAGTGAATTACCTTGTTTAATTAGTCTAAACCTTACATATATTGTCCCACAAAATCCAGATAAAACAAtagccaaacaacaacaaacacaacaattAATCATAAGTGTCTACTGTAATTATCAAGTGAAAATGCCAATTAATACTTAAACAATGACAAACCATTATTTCCGTTGAAGactatatttatttgatttactGTTTTTGTGTGCGCGCACAGTTCTTAATAGCATAATTCAGTCTCTATCAATATTCACTCTATATCTATCTCTATCCAGTGAACTATctataactatatatatatatatctaaatGCTGTCTGTCTTAGAACACCACTCTTTTGTTATTAACCCATAATGCCGCTGACGCTTACAAACCTAAATCTATTTATTGCTCTACAGAAAAAGCAAAATCCACCCCACTTCCTACTTTAACTTATgcactatttatttatttattattatttacccCTGTTTATAATTTGcctttcaaatttttgttcTGCACTCATGCAATGATGATGAAAATAAAGTTACAATGCAAGGAAGAGCCAAGAATTTGTTAAGTCAATAAATGTGTAATCAAATCGTATTCAAAGTTCTGTATACCAGCGCAGTAACATATATAGAGAAATGCTcaagcaaaaatatatattcatgtatGGCGAACCCGAATCAGGCTTAACCCTTGACCTAAATGTTATTCGAATtgagatgatgatgatgaaaatgaaaatgaaaatgttgatGGCGACCTAAGGAGATTGTACTTATTGTTAACAATGAAATAAACTAAAGCGAATGAAACCAACACCTAATTAATTTACTACGTTTTGCAGTGAGAACAACCACATAGAtgacaataaaaaatacaattcaaaaTGAAAGAAGACAAAACCTacctttttcttattttatttgaggTGACAACTGAGATTTTGTTTTCGCAACCAAAAGAATTGTTCGATATATACTTTCTTTGGTAAATTAATTGTTGTACAgttttttatgcaaatggccCCGCTACcttaaatttgttttagttttaccAACTCgttatatacaaatatatatatatttttttggatatatatatctatccctcaccaacaataaacaaacaaactacAAGTTTTCTAATGCGCTaacccaaaaaccaaagacaAAGTTTCAAGTTGATTTTCCCAGTTCTTCttatttttgatgttttttattagttacaaacaaaatttgagCCTGGAAATGCCAAAAGCCGAATAATCAGTAAAcgaaattaaaaccaaaatttGTGTTGTACAAgaagtttatttgtttaacacCACTAagctcacacgcacacacataccTGCCAATACAAATACATGCGCACCAACCTACCAACACACCCAAAGCTTCTCAATGTAGTTGACTCTGTCCACGCTGTTAAAAAACCGCCAACAAACCAGCTaaaaaccaaccaaccaacaactAACTTGGCActaaaaaaattgtaaaaaaaaaaaaaaaaaccaaaaacaaatatttgagtTCTGGGCTTTTTTTTGGATAAATTGTTAATAGAGTAATTTGTAATTGTGATCCCAAAACGGCAATCTCTTTTGATGTGAAACAGAGTTCATTTATGGAGCAAACCCAAGAAAAAATGTCCAAAACTTTGAATACGATAATGTACAGAACTGAAactcgctctctctctctcagcTACTAATCTCAAACTTGTTACGTCATCATCATTCCATATACTGTAGAGAAATCCTAACCCGAAAGTCATGATCAAACGACATATCCGTAGTGAATCGTAGTTAGTAGAGTGTTATTTGAGTGATTTGCAATTCATCAGCCGATGATTCGATGTATTACAAATAATGATTTTATTATTGGCCGTTTACACACGTTTCGTACTTACTTTCGTTTACAGTTGGTTTAACTACTTTAACTACTactaccacgcccacaaagcATGTTATAACCATTAACCAGAGTCCGTTCAGAACCGCCAACAAATCGCAACCGGGCCATTTCGCCACGGCCACGACCACGGCCAAAACGGTGGCCGTAGCCGTTGCCGGGGTTCCGAAGCAGCTAACAATAACCACCACgaccaccaccaacagcaattgcagcagtaacaacgcaaacgcaaacgccAACGGCAGGAGCAGGCCGCCAACAGTCATCTCGGCCATAACCGCAACCACACcccagttggccaaaaccacTAGCAgtagcaccaccaccagcaccacaaCCTCTGGTCCAAGGAAGCCATAAGCCAAGCCAAGTGGGTGGTTGTGTaggtggtgctgggtggtgcTGCTCCTATTAGACTGGCCAAACAACAAGTTCCATTTTTTATGTTGCCAAAATTCGATTAGCATATCTGTTCGTTGTTTAAATACTTGTTTTCACTTTTGCtacttaattgaaaaactttttaattaactgACAGCCGAGCAGCTGGAATTCGACTTTTAActgttattatattttttaaaattgaatggAAAACCGTGTAATTTTTACTTAAGGCAGCAGTAGCGCAACCACATTCCCTCAGTACAATGAACATTGTATTATtgtgattttgattttaaaattaattttaaacctCAACGAGTTAATCATACTCCAGTCATTTTTACTCAAATCCATTCGCCTCAGTCAAGCAATTCCTCTAGCGCAAAAGCTTCAAGCATACCAACTAAGCaatacttttacttttactttatATCTAATACTAAAATCGGTAGATGAAAACTGAATACCCAAAAAAACTGATAACCGAGAACTAAACACTTAATCTGAAGTACCATAAAATATGAAACTATTTTTTATACCTACACCAAGTGAAATAAAACATGAAATCCAAATTGACCAGCATTTTTGTTACCGCCCGTTTTCGTATTCCTGCACGTAAGCTAATCCCAGttgttttatgattttgtTAACCTTTGTTGGATGCTCGTAATCCTTCATCCTGCAAGTTTGTTAAGTGTTCGAGTTGAAGCTTCTCCGCTTTGATTGCGTCTCTGGAAAGTAATTCTTTTGGTTgccaaaacgaaaacgagAAAAGTTTTCAGATCTCTGGGGCTGATGAAGTGGGGCAGTCaattaatcaatcaatcaTTGTAATCGCCATGTAAGTAACCCTCAATAATTGAAATGTATCAGTTCACTTGGCAAGTAAGtggaattatttttaaatcatatAGACgttcatttctttttcgataAAAAAGGccatattattatattgtcTATGGCATCTTAACCATTCACAGGTCATCATCAAGGCAAGGGCAAGCCCAGCTCAGCTCCTGCCCAAGTGGAAAAGGGTGCCGCCACGGGCTCTTTAACCAGCACAGCGAACAGCGAGGAGCCCTTGGACCTGGCCGATTTGGATTTATCGAGACTGCGTCTCAGCAAGAAAGACCTTGAAACCCTGTCTAGCATAACTCCTGGATTGCCCAAGTGTTTCCAGGAACAGCTACTTGCAAAACTGCCACCCACTCAGGCTCGCAAGCTATCACGCACGCTGAGCGTCCAGACCAGCGCACCCAGTAGTTCCTCCACTCCCAAGGTGTACAAGCGCAGCCAAAGCGGCGGAAGGGGTTACCAGCCGGAGCAACAGCCACAGGAGGAGCTGGCCAAGCCACCGACCACTGACGCCCCCAAGACGACTTCAGCAAGTACAGCGATTTACAGGAGAAGCCTCAGTCGCAGCCAGGCAACCACGCAAAATTCTGGTCAGGATGCCGACAGCCGGGCTGCCCAAACGACTAaaagccgcagcagcagtGTCTGTAGGGATGACTATGGGAAATCGTCACTCTGCAGCAGTAGCACTTACACCAGCGACATTAGCGAAAAGTACAAGTACTACTCGCCGTATCTGAGCAAGTCCAGCAATGTGAGTCCATCGATAGCTTCAAAGGATGCGCCAGAGAAGCGGTACAGTGGTGGACTAGGACGTCCGCCGAGTGGATGTCTCTCGCCTCCACCGCAACTGCCGCAAGTTGCTGCCACTGAAGGCACCAGTTCCTTGAG from Drosophila santomea strain STO CAGO 1482 chromosome 3R, Prin_Dsan_1.1, whole genome shotgun sequence includes:
- the LOC120453305 gene encoding mucin-5AC isoform X6; its protein translation is MPSPTRTITPAQSPVQTKRKLQPTVSTENAAGTTAKKKEKPANSSFVISKDGGAPLTEAPPTIIEPQATLMEAETIANIPEEVPLPSYSQKDMQAVGELCDQLMGDTSNSTATNAAPAPPAPTPVARQPTRGKLDAVVETPEEKDATKVIKKFVNKHKTADLVNAINESASKAAAPVGAVAPPPFIRKCSLQDESTLNKFNAERRKSRILETAEKFQPPPPVAAAAPEKPKKLSIPGVSVGSFKKEFEKKATNPPAAEGPTPGELRAQEQVAAAAAAAQEAEALNTPPPSPVVAQSLEGSDSKNSVASISLDEARRSMENSIALLLQAQNESSNEVDQLCAQTETIGVSEPATQQERERKLKNARAIIGNAIQPVIRRPTPFYGIGNGFGNGMGGAGGASGACGASGATVVGGAPKRAQSGCNFMGYSGATSPGIAATSPPISGPQTAPPVLISPNALAVAKQTIQQRIFGGGVASPNNQPANRRPATWQPQASYSTASIFQPPQSQSSPFKMLQQQYQQRCQEDQKQISSPFTPPSSPQYAASHAYAGQANSNYYGGNSNSNSNSGSGSNNSRCNSSNIGNCNTMPNVNYNVNSRTRPFNHNQAQDTLNNNANTSASATCALPVAMWLKSSPGAEGPPTPPGAVKTSTASITLKSATLPRRKINAKAEVQLDIKPRIPEQGAPPQPAMRFSTEMQHPVADLRSAPPREGPIPYSPIKTTLQARATSLEPKEHVITIQRPPTQHAYGRTSSNTTTRSGSLSRQSTVESESEGTTTATNMSQATITSTSQPIKKSPREFIIPIAVEGGGFITPRERSVEPSESSHTTSSRSTFTRLRPSRRIGSLLSEAGFDEGSPFQKMRTTSITRDGVSGGAEEEARFTPHRLRSSRPVKKISQDNDSQSSNEEDDDDDDGFEILTAENLFSTLLQRVRALTNRLNVNSDLTVGFPSHSSRLLTDISRQAQSHSPFWSQGSPFASVLRSQVSYTYSETVEKKKVRLNSSNSSGLGAPWRHSMSRDLGSDMESMFSRTGATLPRGHHQGKGKPSSAPAQVEKGAATGSLTSTANSEEPLDLADLDLSRLRLSKKDLETLSSITPGLPKCFQEQLLAKLPPTQARKLSRTLSVQTSAPSSSSTPKVYKRSQSGGRGYQPEQQPQEELAKPPTTDAPKTTSASTAIYRRSLSRSQATTQNSGQDADSRAAQTTKSRSSSVCRDDYGKSSLCSSSTYTSDISEKYKYYSPYLSKSSNVSPSIASKDAPEKRYSGGLGRPPSGCLSPPPQLPQVAATEGTSSLRVGRSSQRRISRFLRPDFFDEPRDRETQSMLREIREKSIDRQDQEQTQAQDLRRRKHSLPNVEQAEQPAETAPIRSSMRHSRNKSMELFTDADSNGQVSDTVKTPTSRQRSVSKARELETELDKHELADKILQELQLLSAVRSQNEQALESEKTEETSTIKKIKKLKPKESNESEATKVASTTTSSTTTLVRKVKKVVKKTDEIPKTPGTENADLAGSVPKETKLKRPKSYPMKDVGLSLKTSTDLPEPTTSLLPTKLPSKLPSGNTNESAVEPAPRESRLMRPKSYPATKLATPKELRKVTRSGVAIPTIAEAIPTPSAGPTPTSSKSTSEEKSLTATPTGTMSAVADAKDTVSSSSDSRPTTIKKIIKVSKKSKLMPPTPVTPTTPSTTATTTANTTPVESSKESSPVIKPKEKSPEKKPSKGLLYALGQKFEKLRDSAMSKEKKTGSTGAAASLACTQKQGSPEERSSPEKYKKILSDTEKSQPTGLSEDKRADKRSRFDTMLRSLRERSVPRSQPNGRVSPKRAASVEELHAGCPEGQGKQGGAVNKMFGGLLRRFDRESSEQRRVRSTRSTSNIERQVREEQDQLLDASLPTSPIYQNVVKSTKSKVAATPNGEENCNCETACPDCRQNKGQNLTAMTAMTTSVAATNTTTPSSKEKRKGLMLDLASTNVAGSGAASLVTTATTTTTSGSSYRGSKTNPALINGNGGLGMGIYSNLPPYPGAMKSASSNNSSSQQSMENATNNNSTNTNNNCSSQTSGYRTSSAHEINRNNPLLTPSFENIANYSSDSRSYQDDCASTSTFLSPTEEPELYFDNWSICSEDNYMLHATPSPTVSRLSRASLSSPTRCSESSDPNESVIDRIKRRSFYSRFNEQKKPRRTSSIVGPSAVRDYYREQQAAVKARSSNKLHASDLDPPPRAHSPDIAQQFFRPLKLSPVGTELKPPVYRSTLDYSASSAGATSKPRKSLNDIRNTSPSFLSKRYETTDYSSVPMRYKSSSSSSPSNGAIASGYYNTYNPKRRSSYTLNGSLPTATSGSSAAGSSHLDGYATLGRRSLRPYDHRTMSLLEPPTSSSSRSGEGVSYQRREARTPVRDYTSSISRSGSRYRTSSATRSPTNI